ccaacctttctaatctcTCTCATACCCTCAATGATCCTAGTAAAAAattttggacctgctcgaacttttgcaaacctgctgaactaattggggcctaaatgggcgaggcatattcaagatgtggctggacaatcgacatgtacagagttagcatcgtgatatcatctctggacttaaacgtgcgatatatccaaccacatgtttgaaaagctttactaactttcaactggatttgctcatcgaacttttcattatcttgaagGGCTTCggcctaaatccttcatggatgaggcctgctcaatatatttacctccattatctacaagtagagtattcaaaggaTTTGACCCGaaagtcattgagcggaatttcattccattcagtgccatgttactcgcagcaacccaagagtagatttggtcttggACCTCTACCAcacaaccggaattctgaccattcctaccaactaccaattttgtatcatcagcataggaagagatactgacattactactaccaagcttctgaagcggagcaatgaagatgatgaaaaggagaggacccaaaatggagccctgaggaacacccgacttgacatcatgaatgtcactacGGGATctctcaaccttaaccaattgtttcctaccataaatgaaacttcttaaccaattgagaaccttgccttggatcccaatctcatagAGCCTGTtactaaaagaccatgatctaccttgtcaaaggccttgacaaagtcgagataaactacatcaactgattcatggctctaGATGCATGgcatatccaaaccaaacgcacATTAGTAAATGTTTTTATCTTAAGAGTTAGAAGACTGAAGTTGCTCTTCAGGCATCACTAATTGCAATCACGGCAACAACAGATTCAAATCATGTATTTTTCAGTCGAAAATCTAAAAAGTTGCTTTTGAAGTGGTGTTGATACCGTTTAAAGTTCGTTTAAGTGTGCTTGAAGGTTTACTATTGCCATATATAGCTCTTAGAGATACATATTTATattaaaatgtgtttgatcTGGATCTTGGACCCATATAAATGCATTGTTTTGGAGCGGgaatgaaggttcaaaattgcaccgcaatggtgcgctgaacAATACTACttccgtactccatggctgaACTCATTGTCGTGCTCTTCTAGTACAGGGCACTAGTTCTaactaaagatgcttaataaaGATATTTAGCATCCTTACTCCTTACCAGCTTGGATTcatgagggcttgaaggtgctctcaaaacgctgCCGTCGTTGCATTTGACCCTAAAACTTGGCTTGGGACAAAGCACATAAAGGCCTATGAAAGTGTACTGTATCAGTGCGGGGACAATATTTCCTTGAGAGGGAAAATGTTTTTCTCCTTAAGCGTCAATAgcttttgtcaatatttgctATGATATCCTTTGGCATTTAGCAAAGATGGCAACTGTCGCCTACATTTGGCAACAAAGTTCATGCAAACACTTGTAGCCATTTCATGTCACTCATCCATAACAACTTGCTCCAATTGGGCCAGATTTGGAGACCGACCTCCCCTTCCCGATTCGCACCTTCGATTCTTGTCACGTATTTTTAAAGCAACTCAAGTCTGGATTCACGGCAGGCCATTCCAAAACTTAGACATCTTTGTCTTTGAACCATTACTTGACCATACTTCTGCTACACTTTGGATCATTGTCATGCTGGAGCCACAAACTCTTCATCAttccaatcttttgaacagaCCATCCCAAGTTTTGCTCTGGTATTCAAAGGCAGGCGTCCCTTTTTATGATTCCTTTGATCGGAACTAGATTGAACACACTTTTGGTATGAAGGCTCCCCAAAACGTTATTGAAGATAGAACGCTTTCTGCCAAATAAACTTGCTCAGGACGACGATACACACTGTCTAAACGTGATTATTGCTATAGATCCCTATCAATGACTCTGGGGATCACAGATAGGTTGGTAGTGAGATTTGCGATATTCATGTCATACTTATGACCCTTGACAAAGTCCATTGTGGCCGTAACAGGTTTGGGCTGGACAAACTAGTTGGTTCTCTTTGGCCTTCGTGCTCGGAGTCCgattgctctgattgctcTTGATACAATTTGCTTGAAAACGGTGATCCCCAACGATGGCCTGTTTATTTGGAGCTTCCTCAACAATCATTCGAGAGTTTTGCCCCACTGGACATACAAAGGCTCTTGCAATACGATGAAGGAGACTTCGGGACTGACCCGAGCAAGGAGCTTCTTCCACATTGTGACGATGATTGAAGAAGCTAAGAAGCACCCTTCGGATGGTTGTTATTATCAGGTTCGATGGTCAAGAGATTCTTCTGTAGCCCTGGTGTGCTAGTGTGTTCAATGTTGCATTTTCCCCAGACCCTGGCGTTTCACCTGATCCCTTTTTAGTTGCTTCTAGCCagctcttcattttcttttgttccaattattgttcatttttagGGTAACTGGTCGTAAAATTtctctattttcaaaatcccCTCGAACAAGTCTAACAATTTGACGTACTTACTTTACTAACTTTACCCACTAATTGATCTCGAAAATATTtacatacatttctttttctaccCAGATACATGGGGATTCTTTACATTTCAATGTCTCGGCATGAATCCCATAGTACATAAACGTTTTAGGAGAATGTTTTCCTTTCCCTAGAAAGTAACTTCATCAATAAAGAATACATAGTGCTTTTCAAAGAACATGCGAAGTAGTGCCGGGTTGAGtcaggactcgagtctgagTGCACTCGtgtcttttactcgattttggagaaattggccgggctcgagtccggacttgtaaaaaaaatacattatattttcttagaatttcgtaAGGAGAGTCTTATTGTTAGATCGGGCTCAAATAAAAGACTAGAGTTCGGACTCGGCGAGCCAGgcaaaaagtcacaaaaatcaaaggactcgcacGAGTCCgatttttgccggactcgccccagcactaatacCCAGAGGTGTACATAGAGGTCGATGGATGATCAATGCCATATGGTGCCATGTTTAGAATCAGTCAACTCGCTTCACGGGTATAGTGCGCCAAAATTTGTCGAATGTCGAATGCAGGTGAAGAAGGTGCAACCAAGCCCTCTAGTGCAACCTATCGACAAATGTTTTTACAAAAtgacaaacaagcaaataacTGAAATAAGTTGTGTAATGAAGTAAAAACTCTTGACGatctattttgatttgaggGTGTTGTAACTTATATAAGGGCTGAAGTTGAGAAACATTATACAACAACTTTAAAGAGTCATCATTAGGCCTCGGataaaaagtgaatgaaatgggcaaaaaaatgtgctgGAAAGGTGACGgggaaaaagcaaaatttcaaaagagtgccaaaaatgtcatcacaaaattgcagaaaaggaaaattgttgaaaactCAGGACGAATTGTAGTGTTTGCCTAAAACCATCTGTAACAGCGGAATAGAACACTTCTTCCGTGGGggttttcctccaaaatttttCTAGAATATAGGAAAATGTTacattgagttttttttgcaaaaaatgcaatcagaATTCTGTTTTGTCTCGGATGTGTCAAATTTGTCAGTAAAAGCAAGGCAGTAGTATTGAGATTAATggattttctttattttgaacaaataccATTGCATGAGCCTGCCCTGCCTAGCAGACTTGCTACAGGCCTATGCGTTTAAAATACAACTCTTGTTTAGATCTCCTGCTATTTTTCTCgcagtttttttgaaaaacaaacccatTTCATCTTACAAGAACAGTGTTTTGAGAAGATGGAAAATTTTCTGAAGCTGCACGCCCCAGACTTTTTTACAAACCTTCTAGGCCACCCCACTGCCTAGCCTGTTCAGTCTTCGAGTTTGCAATATGTGGGTGTTTGAAGGGTCAGTTGTCTGGTGTCCATTTGAGGACAGAAGACCACCTCAAGGCCGCCACAAAGGAGGCTTGAGCCAACCTCGAGCCGAGCTTCTTCAAGAGCAGGCACTCCAAGTTCCACTCCAGGTGGACTGGAGTTCATGGTCACTGCTGTTGGGGGCAACATCAAGTAACATGGGTTGCTCTTTAGTCTAGTTTTACGATTGTATTCAATTCCATACCCATGTGcttcaattttatttgcatcatacacattcaaagctaaaaaaaaatgctccatTTTTACAGCCACACAAGCCTGTATCGCTGTCTGCATTTCTTACAATGAATTTATATGTAGCATGTTTTATCAAAAAACCCAATTTTTATTGAGGAAAGTTTTTGCTCTTTGGTCTGATAGGCATTATTTAATGTCTTGAAAGGTTTGACTATTCAAGTAGTTTCCATAATCAAATATCTTCAACATGataaatttttgtttgattgtttgaagagaaaatgtCCAATACATTTTCCCTAACATATATCAGGATTTTGCATCTTGGATTGGTTCTTGTAATCGTAGTAATATATAAAGTAATAAATCGTTTCATTATATCGGTGTTTTTATCAGGGTTGCTCTACAACCGAAGTTCGTACGATGGGATTTCACTGTATCCTTCTTTAAATCTGCGTAAAGGTTAAACTGAACTGGACCAGCAAAGCTGTTATTCCAAGCCAGTAAAGGCACAAGGTACTTTTGTAAAAGAATACACTTTTATCCAAATAAGAAGTATAAAATCAGTaaatacttttcaaaacatgccGAGGCAAGAATGAATTGCATGAAATCTAACTTTGACTTAGCATTTTAATCTGGCGATTTAAGCTGAGGATCCCATTCCtagcagcggtaaggaagttcgcataaaaaagggaaaaacgATGGATCTTTTCCTTTCCGAATCAaaacggaagaaaaattcaCGCTCAAGCCCTGGATAATCCCGGTTAGCTCGAACAAGAAAGTTctactctcttctttctcgggctcctttattgtttaacTCACTTCCATCTGATACTCATAGATGTCGTTGATCCGGTAACATCTTTCgtgtcagatttggacaattttttgaaaagcataCAGCATCAACCCTACATTAAAGGAATAACCCggtttgccaactcaaattcgctCTTAGATCAGATATTGTATAAAGTTTAAGTGGAACAAATGAGACAAATTATCATCTTTCGTTTCACAGTGccgaggattacattccctgaaAAGCCATTCTTGACGCGAAGAGCGCGAAGACATGGAACGATAAGATTACTGGGAACAGTGACACCTTCCACAAGTTCCAAGTCGACATGTCCAAGGCAATGAATTCATCGATCGCCCCATCAAGTAGCGGCAATGGAAGTGGCGTTTCAATCAATGGTTTTCAAGGAACTGATGAATGACACTTGGAAACCAGATGTTCATTCTCTTCAGAATTCTCCATTCGAAATGAGGAGCCGAATGGAGAAGTTGGGTGTTTACGCAAGATCCAAGTCTTCTGACCAATCCCATCCACATCAGTAGATAGCTTAGGCGCAACGGCAAATCCTCGCACTATATTTATAATAATCATGACACAAAAGGTCGTTGACAGGTTTTATCCattggaagctgaaaaatgaTTGTATTAGTAGTGTTCCGTTTGTAAGAGGTGTGTGGAATACCAAGAATCTGAAGGCAGATGAAATATGCTGAGACACCTTTCGACATGTTTTTCTATTACTATTAATCCTCGTTAGGGTGGTCTCAGGAAACGCACGAACCCCAAGCCCAAGCCCGAGAGAGTAaggtgaaagagagagagagagagcattaTTGCCTGGCCTAGTTCTTGTTTATTTCCCTCGAGATgaagtaatgaaattacatCCAACTCGACATACCTTACACTACAATGCTACCAAAGTGATTCGCTAAGACCAATTGATATCGCTTGATTtgagagaagaaaaacaagcaCCCGAGTTTCATTTAGTTTGTATCACTTCCATTGGTAATCTGGTGCGCAATAAATACTTAAATTATAGATCAAAGCAAACAGTAGGCTCATCATGACGTGTCCATGACATGTTCGGATGGTTCATCTCGTCGTTGTTGTTCTCGTTTCTCCTTGGACAAGTCTCGAACTAGCACGCGAGGGTCCAAAGGAATCAGTTCCGACATTTTCTTGGCACTCAATGTGATTTCCATTCCACTAATGGACATTCGGGTCGAGATCtcgttcaagttcaaaggcTGGATGTTCAAgccataaattgaaaatggggCCAGGTTGCGAGCTCCTCCGGTGGATTTACGAGCTACACTTCGCTTGCCTTGTCGACTCGTGCTCTTTTTGGCCACATTTTGTCGTTTGTGGGTGGAGTTGTCGGTCGGTGGTTTCGAATGCGAACTGATATCGGCCTCTTCCAAAGCAATCAGTTCGGCTTCAAAGAGCCCTCGAAGAGCCTCGAATTCGGCATCAGCCTCGGGATCCTTCACCAGATCCGGGATCTTGTCCCCATGCATCATGGCTGTGTGCTGATGAAAATCCGACAAGTTGCTATGGGTCTTGCCGCACTGTCCACACTTGTATGTTTGAGTGTGCTTCTTCAAGTGATTGTTGATGGCTGAGAGGGTCTTGGCTTCGAATTTGCAATCCTCTCTGGGACAGAACATGGTGGTGCCAATGAACCGGCTCAAGTCGACTTTTTCGATGGATGTCCTAGCACCAGTTTTGGACACATACTTGCTCGCACTCACACTCGACTCGAGGGGATGGTCTTCATGGAAATGGGCTTTCTGTTTGGACCGCTCAAAACCCGGTGTGAGATGGCCACACAACTGGCACTCCAAATAGCCTTTGACACCTTTGCCTGCGAAACTGCGCACCTTTAGGCTGTCATTGGGATGCTGGGCATTGAAATGATCCCTGATCTCGTAGATGGGACCGATCACGTCGTCACAGAAAAAGCACTTGTAGTCGGATGTGGAGCCCACTTTGGCCGTGAGCATGTCCACCACTTGGTCCCGCGATAGTACTTTGAAATCACTTGGATTGCCACCCTTGTCTGAATGCTCCGAACGTACATGACGCTCCAACTTTTCTTGGATCTGAGAATATTTGGGGCAGAATGCACACTTGAAAGTGGGCGTTCGTTCAAAGGGAGATATCTCCATGATCCGCTCCTTGGTTTTCTTGTCCAAAACTTGAGATCCCACTCCCACGTCAAGGGAAACCAAAGCCTGAGGTGGTGGGGATAGTGCTGAGAGgagtggaggaggaggaggaggaggaagaggggCTGCCTCTGCGACTGTCATCTTATCAAGTGTCGAATTGGTCGTCAAAACATCTGCTGTTCCTTGAGGTCGTTGAGGCTCTGCAGAAATGGGCGGTTCAGATGTAGCGGAACTCTTTCCTATGTCTTGAGCCGTAGTTGAGGATGTTCCTTCGCAGTGATCTGGaggctcttttcttttccgCCCTCTTTTGAGCGGCCCAATCACACCTGCCGCTTTAGTCGAACCCTTTGGCCggcctttcttcttcttgggtggCTGCTGCCCCACACCCAGTCTCTCCTCGACAATAGCTTTTCGTTCCAGCAAGGTCGGGATGTTCCAATGAGTGTTCCAATACTCGTGACTGAATACTTTCGTCTCGTTGGTGCGTTcctcaaaatcaggattgctcTGAGCCTCTGGGTGTTGAATCTTGTAGTGAGTGTGAATGGAATTGAGAATGTTGGCTGAGAATTGACAACGAGAGCACAAAAACTTTCCAGTTCGCAGGTGAAGGAGCTTGATGTGCATCTTGAGACTTTTGATGGTCTTCTTCTGAATGCCACATTCTTTGCAATCCATGGGAAAATTATCAGCCTCGTCCATGACTTTCGAATCAATGTCAGCCGGATTTTCACCTGATTGACTTGATTGCGAATGACtggccttgaaaaaggctTTGCTCTTGTCGCCTTTGAACGGGTTGGTAGTGGTTGGCTCCTCGTCGTAAAGAATTCCCCGAATGTGCTTGAGACCCGACATGTTTCGACTCCACAATGGATCTCGTTTCTCATCTAAGCTGGAATCAGAGTTGGATGGATCGATGTAGAACATTCGGAGCGGTGTCACACTTTTGGCGTGCTGAGGGTGAGCATCCAATATGTGCTTCTCCACTTCGACTCTCGAGTCTGAGGTGATTTGGCACATGGAGCACTTGTATTGGTGGGCCATGTCGTGGATACTTTGGCAATGGTCTCGGATCTTAGCCAACTCACTTTCACTCACATCGCACAAACTGCACTTGTATGGACGGTATTCAAACGGCTCGGCCGGTTTCTTTTCCACCGGTTTCTTCTCAACAGGCAGGGGTACGGGCACgatttgttccttttcttttcgAATGTCTCGAACGTACTGCTTCCTATTTGGATGCTCATCGGCCACGTGCTTCTCGGCGgttctcttttgccaatgaAAGTAGTGACAATGACCGCATCGGAATAGAAGATCGCCGTGACACCGAAGATGGAACTCCAAATCGTCCAAAGGAACCGGGGCCAAGTTATTGGGACAATGAGGACACTGATACTCTGACAGTTCGGGATGGAGCGCCATGATATGATTGAGAAGCATGAAATCGTCGATGGTGCTGTAATTGCACTCCACATCCGAGCAAGTGAATCGTGCCGTCTCCGGCACAAGCATCGGCAACACGGCCATTTCTTCTTCGGGCAAGGGAGCCTTGGCCTTCTCCTCCTCGGAAATGTCAATGAGCGGAGTCATTTTCGAGAACGAATGGTTTTCCTCGTTGGAAGGCGGATTGATGGGCGTGATGGTGGGCGGTTCGCGAGCGCGCTTCAAATGAAGCTTGAGATGCTTCTCTAGATTCTTGCGCACTTTGGTGGAGAAATCACAATCCCCACATCTCAATAAGACGCGAGACATGGAACACCTTTGAGAGAGTTTTGACAACTCACTCGGACTGAACGTATCTTGCTGCGAGCCTACTTTGGAGAGGGCGTGCTTAGGCGTGACTAGGAAGAGATCTCGTTCGGGGTGGTTCTTGCCGGGGATGAGGGGCACAACCTTCAGACTGGTCACTTTGTGGGCGGTTCGGCCGTGATTTCTGGCCACCATTGGAATGGAACATCGGAAGGAGCAAAGACTGCAAGAATAGCGCTTCTTACCATGCGTTTTCAGATGCTCCAGCAGAGTTGGAACATGCTTGAAGCTCATATCGCAGTGAGGACAACTCAGAGACGATTGCGACATGAGACAAGTGACGAGATGATCCTTTAATTGAACCACTTGCTCGCCTGCGTAATCACAGTTTTTACCTCCGCATTGGAATAAATCTGTGCCTTCAAGGCCATCTACGGTTTCCATGCTCACTGACTTGAAACCCTCCTTGGCCACTTGAGTCTCTTTGTGCTCGGGCAGGTCATCACATGAATCAAGTCCCTCGTTATCATACTCGCACACATCATACTCATCACTCGAAACGGCCGAggttttttcaatttccaacagcCTTCTCGCATGAAGATCAAAGTACCTGAACAGCACCTTCAACGGCTGATCCCAATGGGTCTGTATGGAATGGAACACAAACTCTTGGATATTCGAGCAACACCGACTGCAATGTGGACACACAAAATCTGACTGTTTGCCCATGGGATCATGGACTTCTAAATGGGTGTAGAAGTCGAGTTCACTTTCACAGAGTTTCCCACACTTATTGCACGTGAAAAGAGGCAGTGCcgcctcatcatcatcgtcctcttGTTCACCCCCCAAAATGCCTCGACACTCGAAATAGCCGTGGTTGGAATCCGGGTGAAGGTTCTGTTGATGCACCATCAAACTCAATTTGGATCCACAACGATAGTAGCAATAGGGACATTGGAATTTGGCCGATCCATGGGCGCGCACGATATGACCCACTAGCATTTCGGAGGTGAAGAATTGATCCAAGCATAAAACACATTCCAAACATTGATCGCCATCAATCTGCTCAGGCTTGCACGCGTGAATGTGATCCAGATGGTAAAGGAACTCGGCGGCGTCATCACTACTGAAAGCACAATGGGACGCGGCACACTTGAAGAGGTCACTGATACATTCCGGCCCTAATTGGGCTAATTTGGCGTCCTTCAACTTGTCGGGGCTATGCCTTTCTGCTTCTAATTTAGCACTAAACGAGGCCACAAACGTGGAATCATCGGCCGGTAACGAGGTGTGATGTGGATCTGGAGCCAGCAATGAGCTCTCTTCCGCCTTAAATACGATCTCATCCACTTGCCAACCCTTGACTAATGTCAGTAAGTCCACTTTTTGAACGGGATTTCCGCTCAAATCCTCCCGCTCATCTGGAATACTCTTAACGTTGGTTTTGAGTTGATCAATGAGAGATGATATGTGATTGGTGTAAGTGTTTGGGGATCGAGTCACTATCATGGGTCCAAGATCGACGATATCAGTCGACACTTTTTCGACTTCTGGAGTGGCCTTTGTCATCGCATTTGGCTTTGGATCTTCTTTCGGGGCGTCATTGGTCTCATCGTTCAGTTTACTCAAAAGTCCTTCAAGGGCCCCAATTCGAGTTTTGACACTGCTTCGAACATTGGAGACGTTTTCAAAGTCTTTTCTAATGAACTCCCGCCGTTTAAAAACGATCTCTTCCGTGCCAGTAAAAACACTCAAATCCGGATCCTTGGGCTCTTTTTTAACCACCACGGTGgaagcaggaggaggaggaggaggaggaggaggttcTGGTGATGAAAAAGGTCTCTTTCGGGACCCAGTCTTGACATTAAGTGAGCCAGGAAACCAGGTCTTACTTTTAGGAGCCGACCCATCAACTTTGAGCCCGGTTTGACTTCTTGTTGTTCGCACTTCCAGGTCAGTTTCAGCATTGATGTCAACTTCCTTTCCTTTCGATTCTATCTTTGCAATTGGATctagtttcaatttcttgggcGGCCTTCCCCTTCTTTTCAAAGGGGGTGGAGGAGAGGAGAGAGCATCAAGACTTGGAGGTGTAGCCCCTTCACTTGGGGGTTCATCCTTCCCGACACTAGTATCACCTTCATCAATCACCAGTtggtcttcgtcgtcgtcgtcgtcgtcatcatcatcgtcgtcaacATTATCTTCGTTGTCCGTCGAGTCTTTATTAGAACCATCAACGACCTCGGATGTGACGCTTGAACTCGAGATGTTTTGATCTTTCACAGCAGGTTCCACGGGTTCCAACAATCGCCTGGATCGTCGAACACTTTGCTTTGTTGAGCTCTTTTGCGGTTTACCACTCGATGGATGCACTACCGACTGCTTTGAAGAGCTTTCCTCGGGGACTAGAGCTTTCTTCAGTGTCGGCTTCGACTCTGGAGTGGGCTCATCTGAATCAGAATCGTCTGCCAAGagatatttcaattgtttcagACTTAGTTTCCCGGCACTTTCTAGATCATTCGCCCTTTGAAGTAACTTCTTGGCCTCCTCTGGCTCTAGAGCTGCGACGATATTCTTGAGCATTTGCTGAGTCCGATCTTTGGACCCAAGGCAGGCCTCCGTGTGGGTGGCTTTCGGTTTCTGACTGGACGGCGAAGACGGATCTTCACTCTCACTTTGACTGTCCTCGTTCTCAATGAccttcaattcattttccGATTGGTCGGACTCGCTCTCTTTGGCCGTTTCATCATGGCTCTCGTCAAAGCTTTTGGAACTCATGGGCTCATCGGCTGAATTGAGTCGCTTCTTTTTTGGAATCTTAAAGCTGGCAATGGCTTGGTTTCGCTCGCTATTGGAAGCATCTCCGTTGGTAGTCGAATCAGGGACCGGATCCTCGGGTTGTTCACGTAACTGGAGGCGATCTTGCTCTTGCTTCCATTTGCGGTATTCACCGTACGTAGAAAACTGTTTGTGCATGTAAAAGGGAGAGTTCTGCGAATCAGAGGGCGGACCTCGACTTGGCAAAGGATGGCGGGGTGGACGGTGATCTTGACTGAGGACAGTCCGATTGGATGAAAGAGTTTGAGGTGCCACTGGTCGTGGCTGTAAGGGAAGCCGGGTGCGAGGTGTGGGAAGCAATCCGTTACCACGTGGCTGACTAGTGGGCAAGGGAAGCAAACCATTACCCAAGGTCGAGTCTAACCGAATCTTGGGGATTTTAGGTATCACGgcggtggtggtagtggtggttgaTGAAGTGGTCGAGGGCGACAACGGGGCACTCTGTCTTTCGAGGGGGATCACTTTGGGCTCTAATTTCACAGACGGTTGATTCGCCCGGGGTGACATGGGTGTGTTCATAGGTATCGAGCGGGGCGATGGAGGTGACGCCGGACTAGGGGAAGCCGGACTAGGGGAAAGCGGGGTTTCTAAAGGAGGTGACTGAGGGGTTTCCAGTCGAGAGTCGGACAAAGTCTCGGGCGGGGGCGAGGCGGGTGACTCGATCACTGATGAGGAGCTGACCCGTGGATCTCGTCGCGGTTTGGCGTCTAAGGGATGAGGACTTTTCTGGGGTAAACGATGCACCAAGGAGGGGGACTGACGGCGGTCGGACCGGAAATCGCGATGAGAATGGGGCTCGCGCTCAGCCAGTGGTGGGATGCGGTCGTCTGAGCTCCATCGACTGGGTCGGGCCTGGGTACCCGATCGAGGATGACGCTCAGGGAACGCGTCAGGCAGCTGACGATCCGAACGATAATTCGGCTGGCGAGGATGAGCGACAGGACCATTTTCTCGATAGCGATCAAATGGGCGGTTAAAATCCGGCCGTTCAATAAGATCCCGCTCATAATCGTCATGAGAGCCTCCAAATCGATTTTCAAAATCGACCCGGTCACGAGCGCGATCCCGACCCCGGAGAGCGTTGGGGATCGGGCCAGGACCATGGTCAAACACGGGTTCATCAAAGGCGTCGGGGTGGGATGCGCGGGGCCCACCCGGACCCAACCAACCGGGACGAGGCCCATGGGTGGGTGGGGCTGACCAAGGCGAAATCAACTCCCGCGGAGGTCCACTTCGGCTAAATCCACCTCGAAAGGGAGGTTCAAATCCCCCCCGACCGCCCCGCCAAAAGGGCCGGGGCGCCCGATGGGGCGGACCGGGACGCCAAGGATCGAGACCGGGACGGAGGGGTCGGGCCCCGAGCGACGACTGCCAAGGGTTGATGCGACCGGCCGGCGGTCGAGCCATCCCGCCGCGGGGAAAGGTGGGCCCAGGCGCGGGTCGGAAGGTGCGATGAGGCGAGACTGAGCCAGGGTCGCGTCGATCAAGGGATTCGGAGCGAGGGGGGCGATCCGAACGATCCGAGCGGT
This DNA window, taken from Tigriopus californicus strain San Diego chromosome 9, Tcal_SD_v2.1, whole genome shotgun sequence, encodes the following:
- the LOC131886352 gene encoding uncharacterized protein LOC131886352, translating into MDEYDRQWSGMQKYLPFLDKMIAKLERTRDQTKDPQLAKMKSLHHILTDTDKKLKLETLLKCQEVLVKLYQKVEGPPIPTPPSASPASPPAEPRPASRPTSPPRTASRPADRRPSHRPDEARAPRGERGNRSDRSDRPPRSESLDRRDPGSVSPHRTFRPAPGPTFPRGGMARPPAGRINPWQSSLGARPLRPGLDPWRPGPPHRAPRPFWRGGRGGFEPPFRGGFSRSGPPRELISPWSAPPTHGPRPGWLGPGGPRASHPDAFDEPVFDHGPGPIPNALRGRDRARDRVDFENRFGGSHDDYERDLIERPDFNRPFDRYRENGPVAHPRQPNYRSDRQLPDAFPERHPRSGTQARPSRWSSDDRIPPLAEREPHSHRDFRSDRRQSPSLVHRLPQKSPHPLDAKPRRDPRVSSSSVIESPASPPPETLSDSRLETPQSPPLETPLSPSPASPSPASPPSPRSIPMNTPMSPRANQPSVKLEPKVIPLERQSAPLSPSTTSSTTTTTTAVIPKIPKIRLDSTLGNGLLPLPTSQPRGNGLLPTPRTRLPLQPRPVAPQTLSSNRTVLSQDHRPPRHPLPSRGPPSDSQNSPFYMHKQFSTYGEYRKWKQEQDRLQLREQPEDPVPDSTTNGDASNSERNQAIASFKIPKKKRLNSADEPMSSKSFDESHDETAKESESDQSENELKVIENEDSQSESEDPSSPSSQKPKATHTEACLGSKDRTQQMLKNIVAALEPEEAKKLLQRANDLESAGKLSLKQLKYLLADDSDSDEPTPESKPTLKKALVPEESSSKQSVVHPSSGKPQKSSTKQSVRRSRRLLEPVEPAVKDQNISSSSVTSEVVDGSNKDSTDNEDNVDDDDDDDDDDDEDQLVIDEGDTSVGKDEPPSEGATPPSLDALSSPPPPLKRRGRPPKKLKLDPIAKIESKGKEVDINAETDLEVRTTRSQTGLKVDGSAPKSKTWFPGSLNVKTGSRKRPFSSPEPPPPPPPPPASTVVVKKEPKDPDLSVFTGTEEIVFKRREFIRKDFENVSNVRSSVKTRIGALEGLLSKLNDETNDAPKEDPKPNAMTKATPEVEKVSTDIVDLGPMIVTRSPNTYTNHISSLIDQLKTNVKSIPDEREDLSGNPVQKVDLLTLVKGWQVDEIVFKAEESSLLAPDPHHTSLPADDSTFVASFSAKLEAERHSPDKLKDAKLAQLGPECISDLFKCAASHCAFSSDDAAEFLYHLDHIHACKPEQIDGDQCLECVLCLDQFFTSEMLVGHIVRAHGSAKFQCPYCYYRCGSKLSLMVHQQNLHPDSNHGYFECRGILGGEQEDDDDEAALPLFTCNKCGKLCESELDFYTHLEVHDPMGKQSDFVCPHCSRCCSNIQEFVFHSIQTHWDQPLKVLFRYFDLHARRLLEIEKTSAVSSDEYDVCEYDNEGLDSCDDLPEHKETQVAKEGFKSVSMETVDGLEGTDLFQCGGKNCDYAGEQVVQLKDHLVTCLMSQSSLSCPHCDMSFKHVPTLLEHLKTHGKKRYSCSLCSFRCSIPMVARNHGRTAHKVTSLKVVPLIPGKNHPERDLFLVTPKHALSKVGSQQDTFSPSELSKLSQRCSMSRVLLRCGDCDFSTKVRKNLEKHLKLHLKRAREPPTITPINPPSNEENHSFSKMTPLIDISEEEKAKAPLPEEEMAVLPMLVPETARFTCSDVECNYSTIDDFMLLNHIMALHPELSEYQCPHCPNNLAPVPLDDLEFHLRCHGDLLFRCGHCHYFHWQKRTAEKHVADEHPNRKQYVRDIRKEKEQIVPVPLPVEKKPVEKKPAEPFEYRPYKCSLCDVSESELAKIRDHCQSIHDMAHQYKCSMCQITSDSRVEVEKHILDAHPQHAKSVTPLRMFYIDPSNSDSSLDEKRDPLWSRNMSGLKHIRGILYDEEPTTTNPFKGDKSKAFFKASHSQSSQSGENPADIDSKVMDEADNFPMDCKECGIQKKTIKSLKMHIKLLHLRTGKFLCSRCQFSANILNSIHTHYKIQHPEAQSNPDFEERTNETKVFSHEYWNTHWNIPTLLERKAIVEERLGVGQQPPKKKKGRPKGSTKAAGVIGPLKRGRKRKEPPDHCEGTSSTTAQDIGKSSATSEPPISAEPQRPQGTADVLTTNSTLDKMTVAEAAPLPPPPPPPLLSALSPPPQALVSLDVGVGSQVLDKKTKERIMEISPFERTPTFKCAFCPKYSQIQEKLERHVRSEHSDKGGNPSDFKVLSRDQVVDMLTAKVGSTSDYKCFFCDDVIGPIYEIRDHFNAQHPNDSLKVRSFAGKGVKGYLECQLCGHLTPGFERSKQKAHFHEDHPLESSVSASKYVSKTGARTSIEKVDLSRFIGTTMFCPREDCKFEAKTLSAINNHLKKHTQTYKCGQCGKTHSNLSDFHQHTAMMHGDKIPDLVKDPEADAEFEALRGLFEAELIALEEADISSHSKPPTDNSTHKRQNVAKKSTSRQGKRSVARKSTGGARNLAPFSIYGLNIQPLNLNEISTRMSISGMEITLSAKKMSELIPLDPRVLVRDLSKEKREQQRRDEPSEHVMDTS